One Rubripirellula reticaptiva genomic region harbors:
- the thrS gene encoding threonine--tRNA ligase yields MSANVQVQLPDGTLASHPFETTPMDIAKGISEGLARSVIAADVAGKIVDADRPLGELAESAAPLALKLLTSRDREALDVLRHSAAHVMARAVMRLYKGVSLAFGPTTDGGFYYDFDIPETLSEEDFPKIEAEIKKIIKDKEPFERFSLSRDEARKLLDDLDQDLKVEHIDTGLSDQESVSFYRQGEFVDLCRGPHIPDAGKIKAIKMMSVAGSHWKGDVSGRSLQRLYGTAFFDKKELAAYLEQLEEAKRRDHRVLGKQHGLFSINPEVGQGLCLWLPKGARVRVALEDFLRKELLSRGYDPVYSPHIGRVEMYETSGHFPYYRDSQFAPLYGQEVGGMLDAWSQRLADGSLSKDDEDKLMAAAEVFGVKLNHYKPSASSEAKQGALHDWQTENERYLLKPMNCPHHCYMFKAQPRSYRQLPLRLFEFGTVYRHEQTGELNGLLRVRGLTQDDAHIFCTADQVEEEFRATIELTKFVLKSVGLDDYRVQLSLRDPDSSKYVGTEEQWDNAEGALRGVLQQSGLDFNEEPGEAAFYGPKADFMIRDCIGRSWQLGTVQLDYNLPERFKLEYAGGDNTTHRPVMIHRAPFGSLERFVGVLIEHFAGAFPMWLSPEQIRVLPLSDKSIDYAVQVAKQLSDAGLKATVDNTGGKVQAKIRNAQLDLVNYMAVVGPKEAETGQVALRDRIDGDLGSMPIAEAIARLTKEIETRQVRQAVKPSDVTL; encoded by the coding sequence ATGAGCGCGAACGTCCAAGTCCAGTTGCCCGATGGAACCCTGGCCAGTCACCCTTTTGAAACCACGCCGATGGATATCGCCAAGGGGATCAGCGAGGGACTCGCCCGCAGCGTCATCGCAGCCGACGTGGCTGGCAAGATCGTCGACGCCGACCGCCCGTTGGGCGAGCTTGCTGAATCCGCTGCACCGCTCGCACTGAAGTTGTTGACCAGCCGCGATCGCGAAGCGCTTGATGTGCTGCGTCACTCGGCCGCCCACGTGATGGCTCGCGCTGTCATGCGTTTGTACAAAGGCGTCTCTTTGGCGTTCGGGCCGACCACCGACGGCGGCTTCTATTACGACTTTGACATTCCGGAAACTCTCAGCGAAGAAGACTTTCCGAAGATCGAAGCCGAAATCAAAAAGATCATCAAAGACAAAGAACCGTTCGAACGCTTCTCGTTGTCGCGCGACGAAGCCCGCAAGTTGCTTGACGACTTGGACCAAGACCTAAAAGTCGAACACATCGATACCGGTTTGTCGGATCAAGAATCAGTCAGCTTCTATCGTCAAGGTGAGTTCGTGGACTTGTGCCGCGGGCCTCACATTCCTGACGCCGGAAAGATCAAAGCGATCAAGATGATGAGCGTCGCCGGGTCGCACTGGAAAGGCGACGTGTCGGGACGGTCGTTACAACGACTTTATGGCACCGCGTTCTTTGACAAGAAAGAACTGGCGGCTTACTTGGAACAACTCGAAGAGGCCAAGCGACGCGACCACCGCGTGCTGGGCAAGCAACACGGATTGTTTTCGATCAACCCCGAAGTCGGCCAAGGACTGTGTCTGTGGTTGCCCAAGGGCGCGAGAGTTCGCGTGGCGTTGGAAGACTTCTTGCGTAAAGAACTGCTTTCGCGAGGCTACGATCCGGTCTACAGCCCGCACATCGGCCGCGTTGAAATGTACGAAACCAGCGGCCACTTTCCGTACTATCGCGACAGCCAATTTGCGCCCCTGTACGGTCAAGAGGTCGGCGGCATGTTGGACGCCTGGAGCCAACGCCTGGCCGACGGATCGTTGTCGAAAGACGACGAGGACAAGTTGATGGCGGCGGCAGAAGTGTTCGGTGTCAAACTGAATCACTACAAGCCATCGGCGTCGTCGGAAGCCAAGCAAGGAGCGCTGCACGATTGGCAAACCGAGAACGAACGTTACTTGCTGAAGCCGATGAACTGTCCGCATCACTGCTACATGTTCAAGGCTCAACCACGTTCGTATCGCCAATTGCCACTGCGTTTGTTTGAGTTCGGTACCGTTTACCGTCACGAACAGACCGGCGAATTGAACGGTCTGCTACGTGTTCGCGGACTGACCCAAGACGACGCGCACATTTTCTGCACTGCCGATCAAGTCGAAGAAGAATTCCGCGCCACCATCGAACTGACCAAGTTCGTGTTGAAATCGGTCGGCCTGGACGACTACCGCGTTCAATTGTCGCTGCGAGATCCGGATAGCAGCAAGTATGTCGGTACCGAAGAGCAGTGGGACAACGCCGAAGGCGCGCTGCGAGGCGTGCTGCAACAGTCGGGTTTGGACTTCAACGAAGAGCCTGGCGAAGCCGCATTCTATGGACCAAAGGCCGACTTCATGATCCGCGACTGCATCGGTCGTTCGTGGCAACTCGGCACGGTCCAGTTGGACTACAACTTGCCCGAACGGTTTAAGCTGGAATACGCTGGCGGCGACAACACGACTCACCGCCCCGTCATGATCCACCGCGCTCCATTCGGCTCGCTCGAACGATTCGTCGGCGTGCTGATCGAGCACTTTGCGGGTGCGTTTCCGATGTGGTTGTCGCCCGAACAAATCCGCGTGCTACCGCTAAGCGACAAATCGATCGACTATGCCGTCCAAGTCGCCAAGCAATTGTCGGACGCTGGTTTGAAAGCCACGGTCGACAACACCGGCGGCAAGGTTCAAGCCAAGATCCGCAACGCGCAATTGGACCTCGTCAACTACATGGCGGTCGTCGGTCCCAAAGAAGCGGAAACCGGCCAAGTGGCGCTGCGAGACCGGATCGATGGCGACCTGGGTTCGATGCCGATCGCGGAGGCAATTGCTCGATTGACCAAGGAAATCGAAACTCGCCAAGTCCGCCAAGCGGTCAAACCCAGCGACGTGACGCTTTAG
- a CDS encoding inositol monophosphatase family protein, whose protein sequence is MNTEQELISAATTAAKCGGDVLMRYWRDGVSMRDKSVSGGKTYDLVSDADVEAEQAIAAYLRSQFPDHEILGEEEQVGNVDAEHLWIIDPLDGTNNFAHRVPHFAVSIAYYHRGEAVVGAVLNPVRGEQYMAIRGGGAFFEGEPISVDAATTLSKSLIGCGFYYDRGEMMRSTLHAVEEFFENDIHGIRRFGTASLDLCQVACGQFGGFFEYQLSPWDFAAGALIVREAGGKVTDGKGDALNIAKTSIVASNTALHDAMIEITSKHHPAS, encoded by the coding sequence ATGAACACGGAACAAGAACTGATCAGCGCGGCCACGACGGCGGCCAAGTGCGGCGGCGACGTCTTGATGCGTTATTGGCGCGATGGTGTCAGCATGCGTGACAAATCGGTGTCGGGTGGAAAGACCTATGACTTGGTCAGTGATGCGGATGTCGAAGCCGAACAAGCGATCGCAGCTTACTTGCGGAGCCAGTTTCCGGATCACGAAATTCTGGGCGAGGAAGAGCAGGTCGGCAACGTTGATGCCGAACACTTGTGGATTATTGATCCGCTCGATGGCACTAACAATTTTGCACACCGAGTGCCTCACTTTGCTGTTTCTATTGCCTATTATCATCGTGGTGAAGCCGTGGTTGGGGCGGTATTGAATCCAGTTCGCGGCGAACAGTACATGGCGATCCGTGGCGGCGGAGCGTTCTTTGAGGGAGAGCCGATTTCGGTGGATGCTGCGACAACGTTGTCAAAATCGCTGATCGGGTGTGGGTTTTACTACGATCGCGGTGAGATGATGCGATCGACGCTGCATGCGGTCGAAGAGTTCTTTGAAAATGACATTCACGGGATTCGTCGGTTTGGAACAGCTTCACTGGATCTGTGTCAGGTTGCCTGCGGTCAATTCGGCGGCTTCTTTGAATACCAGCTTTCGCCGTGGGACTTTGCCGCTGGTGCATTGATCGTGCGCGAGGCTGGCGGCAAGGTGACTGACGGAAAAGGTGACGCGTTGAACATTGCTAAGACAAGCATTGTGGCTAGTAACACAGCGCTGCATGATGCGATGATTGAAATCACGTCGAAGCATCATCCAGCTTCGTGA
- a CDS encoding S1 family peptidase, giving the protein MHYQSRPVSAFCLAIGLLAACLAQTPVTGQNFFPKILVGTPTDDYESVGIVGSITGGGFCTGTLISSTDVLTAAHCAFEVESSTEGTFEVGGQLYLTSAIFIHPDYNPVTYENDIAIFRLSEPVADIEPSTIFRGTPIVGDLLSIVGFGGTGTAIDGNDGTFGIKRVGITTIDDVTATVIEWLYDDPSEANTASGDSGGPGFLFVDGEPFIASITSGGSVFDSTLGDVAFNTRVDAFADWIDITLLEAVPTDTSDPAPSEPDTNSPSDEDADEDADQDTDDAMTACEKYLSKPFPFLNFLIDFLTSLLQSLTEVTDTAVITDVTETPDATDTVVDDSDSVTETVSQSTPHSATHKVRRNQPQRRGRSGGR; this is encoded by the coding sequence ATGCACTACCAAAGCCGCCCAGTCTCCGCATTCTGCCTAGCCATTGGCCTGTTGGCCGCCTGCCTGGCACAGACACCGGTTACTGGCCAGAATTTCTTTCCCAAAATTTTGGTCGGAACCCCGACCGACGACTACGAATCGGTGGGCATCGTGGGCAGTATCACTGGCGGCGGTTTTTGCACGGGCACACTGATCTCATCAACCGACGTGCTGACAGCCGCGCATTGTGCGTTTGAAGTCGAGAGTTCGACGGAGGGGACGTTTGAAGTCGGTGGTCAGCTCTATCTGACTTCAGCGATTTTCATTCACCCAGACTACAACCCCGTCACCTACGAAAACGACATCGCGATTTTTCGATTGTCCGAACCAGTGGCCGACATCGAACCGTCAACCATTTTCCGCGGAACTCCGATCGTCGGTGACTTGTTATCGATCGTTGGCTTCGGCGGAACTGGCACAGCGATCGACGGAAACGATGGAACGTTTGGAATCAAACGAGTTGGCATCACGACGATCGACGACGTGACTGCGACCGTGATCGAGTGGCTGTACGACGATCCCAGTGAAGCCAACACCGCAAGTGGCGACTCGGGTGGACCGGGATTCCTGTTCGTCGACGGCGAGCCGTTCATCGCATCGATCACGTCGGGCGGATCAGTCTTCGATTCGACACTTGGTGACGTTGCGTTCAACACTCGAGTCGACGCGTTCGCAGACTGGATTGACATCACCTTGCTGGAAGCGGTTCCGACCGACACGAGCGATCCTGCCCCCAGCGAACCAGACACAAATTCGCCGTCCGATGAGGATGCCGATGAAGACGCCGATCAAGACACCGACGACGCAATGACGGCCTGTGAAAAATATCTTTCGAAACCGTTTCCGTTTCTCAATTTCCTGATCGATTTCTTAACATCGCTGTTGCAGTCGTTGACCGAGGTGACCGATACGGCAGTTATCACCGACGTGACGGAGACACCGGACGCCACTGACACAGTGGTCGATGATTCGGATTCGGTTACCGAAACGGTCAGTCAATCGACGCCCCATTCAGCAACTCACAAGGTTCGCCGCAATCAACCTCAGCGGAGGGGTCGCAGCGGTGGGCGATAG
- the bshB1 gene encoding bacillithiol biosynthesis deacetylase BshB1 translates to MTIPIYTQPPAELPATDPLDILVVAPHPDDAELGMGGTIAKMIDEGMRVGVLDLTTGEPTPHGSETIRREETQVATDALNLTWRGNAGLPNRKLVHTLEARELVASYFRMLRPRWIFAPYWNDAHPDHVAATDLIEAARFWAKLSKTEMPGERFHPERVYYYFCIHLRLAITPSWIVDISDHWDAKRASIQAYQSQFVQGRPTEPPTLIDQLHHEAANWGRLINRRYGEPFATKEPLAMKSIRDLI, encoded by the coding sequence ATGACCATTCCGATTTACACGCAGCCACCTGCTGAACTTCCTGCAACGGATCCGCTTGACATCTTGGTCGTTGCGCCGCATCCGGATGATGCCGAGCTTGGCATGGGCGGTACGATTGCCAAGATGATCGACGAAGGGATGCGTGTCGGCGTGTTGGATTTGACGACTGGTGAACCGACGCCTCACGGCAGTGAAACGATTCGGCGCGAAGAGACGCAAGTTGCCACCGATGCGTTGAATTTGACTTGGCGAGGAAACGCGGGTTTACCAAATCGGAAGCTGGTTCACACGCTGGAAGCACGCGAGCTGGTCGCCAGCTATTTCCGCATGCTACGTCCACGCTGGATCTTTGCGCCGTATTGGAACGATGCTCATCCGGATCATGTGGCGGCGACGGATCTTATCGAAGCGGCACGTTTCTGGGCCAAGCTGAGCAAGACGGAGATGCCGGGCGAACGGTTTCATCCGGAACGTGTTTACTACTACTTTTGCATTCACTTGCGACTGGCGATCACGCCGAGCTGGATCGTCGACATCAGCGACCATTGGGACGCCAAGCGGGCTTCGATCCAGGCGTACCAAAGCCAGTTCGTGCAAGGTCGACCGACCGAGCCGCCGACGTTGATCGACCAATTGCATCACGAAGCAGCCAACTGGGGTCGGCTAATCAATCGCCGATACGGCGAACCGTTCGCTACCAAAGAACCGCTGGCGATGAAGTCGATTCGCGACCTGATCTGA
- a CDS encoding cytochrome-c peroxidase has protein sequence MLQRKKPNLNSLIMGGVAGLMIGGAGAYLSNRTNAESLESAKSDSVTLGDPELTSGIPGIALLTQSQIEAWLADESNHLPLKITLPPGLDAGSANIYIPDDNPMTRAKIELGRQLYFDERLSSDNTVSCASCHDPAQGWGAEMPFGVGVRGQTGGRNSPVSFNRILSKAQFWDGRADSLEDQAVGPIANAIEMGNTHDASIKTIAAIPGYQIQFEKIFEDGVTIDNVGKALATFERAIVTGPMPYDAYDKLVKFETTFADDLEYLDEEPELKAKYDAIKADTDAMPMSESAQRGMKLFAGKANCAACHAGANFTDEQYHNLGVGMEAAEPDLGRFDQTGEDKDRGAFKTPTLRNIAFVAPYMHDGSQGTLEEVVEWYNKGGHKNPYLSDKMKPLNLTEQEQADLIAFMVEGLTGEFPYVSQARLPQSPAK, from the coding sequence ATGCTTCAGCGCAAAAAACCTAATTTGAACTCACTGATTATGGGCGGCGTTGCCGGTTTGATGATCGGCGGTGCTGGCGCTTACTTGTCAAACAGAACCAATGCCGAATCACTCGAATCGGCCAAGAGTGATTCGGTAACGTTAGGCGATCCAGAATTGACCTCCGGCATTCCCGGTATCGCACTGTTAACGCAGTCCCAAATCGAAGCCTGGTTGGCCGACGAATCCAATCACCTTCCGCTGAAGATCACGTTGCCACCGGGTTTGGATGCCGGCTCGGCCAACATCTACATCCCCGACGACAACCCGATGACGCGGGCCAAAATCGAACTGGGCCGGCAACTCTATTTTGATGAACGACTTTCATCAGACAACACCGTATCGTGTGCGTCATGCCACGACCCGGCACAGGGCTGGGGCGCCGAAATGCCGTTCGGAGTTGGTGTTCGCGGACAAACCGGCGGGCGCAACTCACCGGTGTCGTTCAATCGAATTCTCAGCAAGGCGCAATTCTGGGACGGTCGCGCCGATTCGCTGGAAGATCAAGCTGTCGGCCCAATCGCCAACGCAATCGAGATGGGGAATACCCACGATGCCAGCATCAAAACGATCGCAGCCATCCCGGGCTACCAAATCCAATTCGAAAAGATTTTCGAAGACGGTGTGACGATCGACAACGTCGGCAAGGCATTGGCAACCTTTGAACGGGCGATCGTGACTGGCCCGATGCCCTACGACGCGTACGACAAACTTGTCAAGTTTGAAACAACCTTCGCAGACGACCTGGAATACTTGGACGAAGAACCAGAACTGAAAGCGAAGTACGACGCCATCAAGGCGGACACCGACGCGATGCCGATGAGCGAATCAGCGCAACGTGGCATGAAGCTGTTTGCGGGTAAAGCCAACTGCGCAGCATGTCACGCGGGCGCCAATTTCACCGACGAACAGTACCACAACCTGGGCGTCGGCATGGAAGCAGCCGAGCCCGACCTCGGTCGTTTTGATCAAACGGGCGAAGACAAAGATCGTGGCGCCTTCAAGACGCCGACTCTGCGCAACATCGCATTCGTTGCACCGTACATGCACGACGGCAGTCAAGGCACGCTGGAAGAAGTCGTCGAGTGGTACAACAAAGGCGGGCACAAGAACCCGTATCTAAGCGACAAAATGAAGCCGTTGAACTTGACCGAACAAGAACAGGCCGACTTGATTGCTTTCATGGTCGAAGGACTGACCGGCGAATTTCCCTACGTCAGCCAAGCTCGCTTGCCGCAATCACCAGCCAAATGA
- a CDS encoding PDZ domain-containing protein, which yields MLVTNFAKRYSWALLFAAAIAATTTSTAQDKPQAEQKSGEGSIAYWVTQLASDHYLRRETAAQKLAQAGPSAIPDLIQVMQTGDLEVVERASNVITEIAVSGSPQEDGGAWDKLNELKSGTVGRVASRAQTAVDEIRKHRSVQARTELNSAGVFVGIDEFVIQARSQPSLIVQIDEKWNGDVEALQWLKWLDGIPNARVKGPAIEGTVLAQITKVPDLKSLAIVDGTVDDEVLQPLLEMNPLNDLEFRYVRLNDEQAEKIATMPVRVSMNLMGTGLSAEKVESMRASAPGLAIDHRQGGFLGVTCQDSFDICEISSVIAKSAAEDAGLIRGDVVLKLDDTVVTRFKDLQDAINQHIPGDTVKVTFQRAEITKVVDLQLRRFED from the coding sequence GTGTTAGTGACCAATTTTGCCAAACGCTACTCTTGGGCGTTACTGTTCGCGGCAGCAATCGCGGCAACGACGACATCGACCGCCCAAGACAAACCGCAAGCGGAACAAAAGTCAGGTGAAGGATCGATCGCCTATTGGGTAACCCAACTCGCCAGCGACCACTACCTGCGCCGCGAAACGGCAGCCCAAAAATTAGCGCAAGCCGGTCCTTCTGCGATTCCTGATCTAATTCAGGTGATGCAAACTGGCGATCTTGAAGTCGTCGAGCGTGCCAGCAATGTCATCACCGAGATCGCTGTTTCGGGTTCACCCCAGGAAGATGGCGGCGCATGGGACAAATTGAACGAGTTGAAAAGTGGCACCGTCGGCCGCGTCGCCTCTCGTGCCCAGACTGCGGTTGACGAAATTCGCAAGCACCGATCGGTCCAAGCTCGCACCGAATTAAATTCCGCGGGTGTATTTGTCGGAATTGACGAGTTCGTGATTCAAGCGCGAAGCCAACCGAGCTTGATCGTCCAAATCGACGAAAAATGGAACGGTGATGTCGAAGCCCTGCAGTGGCTAAAGTGGCTCGACGGTATCCCAAACGCGCGCGTCAAAGGCCCAGCGATTGAGGGTACAGTCCTTGCGCAAATCACCAAGGTGCCTGATCTTAAATCGCTCGCCATCGTCGATGGCACCGTGGACGATGAGGTGTTGCAACCACTTTTGGAAATGAATCCGCTAAACGATCTGGAGTTCCGTTATGTTCGGTTGAACGACGAACAAGCGGAAAAGATCGCGACCATGCCCGTCCGCGTATCCATGAACTTGATGGGAACCGGACTCTCGGCCGAAAAGGTCGAATCCATGCGTGCTTCGGCGCCTGGGTTAGCCATCGATCATCGCCAAGGCGGCTTTCTTGGTGTCACGTGTCAGGATTCGTTCGACATTTGTGAAATCAGTAGCGTGATTGCCAAAAGCGCGGCCGAAGATGCAGGGCTGATCCGCGGCGACGTGGTTCTAAAGCTCGACGACACCGTGGTGACGCGGTTCAAAGATTTGCAGGACGCAATCAACCAGCACATTCCTGGCGATACGGTGAAAGTGACGTTCCAGCGCGCCGAGATCACCAAGGTCGTCGACCTACAATTACGACGATTCGAAGACTAA
- a CDS encoding PEP-CTERM sorting domain-containing protein (PEP-CTERM proteins occur, often in large numbers, in the proteomes of bacteria that also encode an exosortase, a predicted intramembrane cysteine proteinase. The presence of a PEP-CTERM domain at a protein's C-terminus predicts cleavage within the sorting domain, followed by covalent anchoring to some some component of the (usually Gram-negative) cell surface. Many PEP-CTERM proteins exhibit an unusual sequence composition that includes large numbers of potential glycosylation sites. Expression of one such protein has been shown restore the ability of a bacterium to form floc, a type of biofilm.), translating into MMAHLRLAAALTLALSIFGSHADAGVVLDYSDTTFFDGSSTVRVKAKAALEAAVADINAVIDFNLGAITNDVVTGTSGSTTATIDFRYGYRNPTTNATVEVPNTTMPANEFRIFVGMRPLSGSTLGQGGPGSVGAGFGASGFFNPGEAQAAVTAAAAASEHRRGDGPVMATLSGTVFGSPNDSAYSIEFGPTIGNLWFDDDVDNLGGSDGDAALDSFWHFDHTTAVDAGKNDFYSVALHETLHALGVGGSETWDSLVTNGTDWTGAEAIAEIGSGIGLIDAGGAHITDGTMSFRLSDGMAQEVVMDPSIFTGTRKSLTTLDAAFLRDLNYTTQITAVPEPSSLLAMTLAGAGTGLLRRRKPSHRKTRC; encoded by the coding sequence ATGATGGCTCATTTGCGATTGGCTGCCGCTTTAACGCTCGCGCTTTCGATTTTCGGTTCTCATGCTGATGCCGGTGTCGTGCTGGATTACTCAGACACGACGTTTTTCGACGGATCAAGCACGGTTCGAGTCAAAGCCAAAGCGGCTCTCGAAGCGGCTGTTGCGGACATCAATGCAGTGATCGACTTCAACCTTGGTGCCATCACCAACGACGTGGTAACGGGAACCAGCGGCAGCACGACGGCGACGATTGATTTCCGATACGGGTATCGAAATCCAACGACCAATGCGACGGTGGAAGTTCCCAACACGACGATGCCGGCAAACGAATTTCGCATCTTTGTTGGCATGCGTCCTCTTTCGGGTTCCACCCTCGGCCAGGGCGGCCCCGGCAGCGTTGGCGCGGGTTTTGGCGCGTCCGGTTTCTTCAACCCTGGCGAAGCTCAAGCTGCTGTTACCGCCGCCGCAGCCGCATCGGAGCATCGTCGTGGTGATGGCCCGGTCATGGCGACATTATCCGGTACGGTATTCGGCAGCCCAAACGACTCGGCGTACTCAATTGAGTTTGGTCCGACGATCGGAAACCTTTGGTTTGATGATGACGTTGACAATTTGGGCGGATCGGATGGCGATGCGGCGCTTGACAGTTTTTGGCACTTTGACCACACGACCGCCGTCGATGCCGGAAAAAATGATTTCTACTCGGTTGCACTTCACGAAACTCTTCACGCGCTCGGCGTGGGTGGATCGGAAACTTGGGACAGTTTGGTTACTAACGGCACAGACTGGACCGGCGCCGAAGCGATCGCTGAAATCGGAAGTGGCATCGGCTTGATCGACGCAGGTGGAGCTCACATCACCGATGGAACGATGAGCTTTCGACTGTCCGACGGAATGGCTCAAGAAGTGGTCATGGACCCGAGCATCTTCACGGGGACTCGCAAAAGCTTGACGACGCTCGACGCGGCGTTCCTGCGAGACCTGAACTACACGACGCAAATTACCGCAGTTCCTGAACCCTCGTCGCTGCTTGCGATGACTTTGGCGGGTGCAGGCACTGGACTATTGCGTCGCCGGAAGCCCAGCCACCGAAAGACTCGTTGCTAG
- the mutY gene encoding A/G-specific adenine glycosylase produces MLDPLPESLPDHDPNWTDTRWRRSVRTGLLKWFAANARTLPWRSEPTPYRVWVSEIMLQQTQVATVLPYFDRFMQTFPNVATLAAADEQSLMQHWEGLGYYRRARSMHTAAAKIVADHDGEFPESFDDVLALPGIGRYTAGAILSISRDQRHPILEGNTVRVFSRWIALRSPATAKPANKLLWQVAEAMLPAKRSSETAGTFNQAAMELGALVCTPKSPKCNQCPVAKRCEANTLNLQTEIPGKVTQIKYQDRTEFAFVIAQTENQKRKSDPLGTKYLVRPIPPGSRWAGLWDFPRTIERSIESPIEAAGELTAALGEPIVPGERLTTIKHAVTKYRIKLNVHTADWGPTSTAPPGPPPEPWRYVTLAEMANLPMSVTGRKIAKLLG; encoded by the coding sequence TTGCTAGATCCCCTGCCCGAGTCGCTTCCTGATCACGATCCAAACTGGACGGATACCCGTTGGCGACGTAGCGTCCGGACTGGCCTGCTGAAATGGTTTGCGGCGAATGCACGAACGCTGCCTTGGCGTAGCGAACCGACACCGTACCGAGTCTGGGTCAGCGAGATCATGTTGCAACAGACTCAGGTTGCGACAGTGCTGCCGTACTTTGATCGTTTCATGCAAACGTTCCCCAACGTCGCCACACTGGCCGCCGCTGACGAACAATCGCTGATGCAGCACTGGGAGGGACTCGGGTACTATCGTCGCGCGCGATCGATGCACACGGCCGCCGCCAAAATTGTGGCTGACCACGACGGCGAATTCCCGGAATCGTTCGACGACGTGCTGGCTTTACCTGGGATCGGCCGCTACACGGCCGGCGCGATTCTGTCGATCTCGCGCGACCAACGTCATCCGATTTTGGAAGGCAACACGGTACGCGTTTTCAGCCGCTGGATTGCGCTGCGGTCACCTGCAACAGCCAAGCCGGCGAACAAGCTGTTGTGGCAAGTCGCCGAAGCCATGTTGCCCGCCAAACGTTCAAGCGAAACTGCGGGCACGTTCAATCAAGCAGCGATGGAACTGGGTGCTCTCGTCTGCACTCCCAAGTCACCCAAGTGCAACCAGTGCCCCGTCGCGAAACGCTGCGAGGCAAACACGCTGAATTTGCAGACGGAAATTCCCGGCAAAGTGACTCAGATCAAATACCAAGACCGCACAGAGTTCGCATTCGTAATTGCCCAGACGGAAAATCAAAAACGCAAATCGGATCCACTCGGCACAAAGTATCTGGTCCGTCCGATTCCGCCCGGATCACGGTGGGCGGGACTATGGGATTTTCCGCGAACGATCGAGCGTTCGATCGAATCACCCATCGAAGCCGCCGGCGAACTGACTGCTGCACTTGGCGAGCCGATCGTACCGGGCGAGCGATTGACGACAATCAAACACGCGGTCACGAAATACCGAATCAAACTGAACGTCCACACTGCAGATTGGGGACCCACTTCCACCGCGCCGCCGGGGCCGCCACCCGAACCATGGCGGTATGTGACATTAGCCGAAATGGCTAATCTGCCGATGAGTGTGACAGGCCGAAAAATCGCCAAGCTGTTGGGTTAG
- a CDS encoding glycosyltransferase produces MKPKLISVVLSTYNQPAWLEKVLWGYSVQQHREFEIVLADDGSRVETAELVKRLRDETSLTIKHVWHADDGFRKSTILNRALEAVAGEYVLFSDGDCIPRSDFLAQHYAALEPQRFLSGGYYKLPMSVSQSITPEDIRSGDAFKLSWLRKHGLPASHRWLRLVSGRASKLLNQITPTRPTWNGNNSSGWTTDVVAAGGFDERMRYGGQDRELGERLENAGVRGKHVRFQTVVLHLDHGRGYANAEDLQRNLNIRKQTVTSGRKRTDYGLPNAA; encoded by the coding sequence ATGAAACCGAAATTGATCAGCGTTGTGCTGTCGACCTACAACCAACCCGCCTGGCTCGAAAAAGTTTTGTGGGGATACTCGGTCCAACAACACCGCGAGTTTGAAATTGTCTTGGCTGATGACGGTTCGCGAGTCGAAACAGCAGAGTTGGTAAAACGGTTGCGTGATGAAACGTCGTTGACGATCAAGCACGTTTGGCACGCTGATGACGGGTTTCGCAAGAGTACGATCTTAAACCGCGCGCTCGAAGCGGTTGCAGGCGAGTACGTGTTGTTTTCCGATGGTGACTGTATCCCGCGATCAGATTTTCTGGCCCAGCATTATGCGGCTCTCGAGCCACAGCGTTTTTTGTCAGGCGGGTACTACAAGTTGCCAATGTCGGTCAGCCAATCGATCACGCCCGAGGACATCCGCAGCGGTGACGCGTTCAAGCTGTCCTGGCTGCGAAAGCACGGTCTGCCGGCGTCGCACCGATGGCTGCGCCTGGTCAGTGGCCGTGCCAGCAAGTTGCTAAACCAAATCACGCCGACACGTCCAACCTGGAACGGTAATAACTCGTCGGGCTGGACAACCGATGTGGTCGCTGCCGGCGGCTTCGACGAGCGAATGCGATATGGTGGCCAAGACCGTGAACTGGGCGAGCGACTCGAAAACGCTGGCGTTCGTGGCAAGCATGTGCGATTCCAAACCGTTGTCTTGCATTTGGATCACGGTCGCGGATACGCCAACGCCGAGGACTTGCAACGCAATCTAAACATCCGAAAACAAACGGTCACGTCAGGTCGCAAGCGAACGGATTACGGACTGCCAAACGCGGCTTAA